In Miscanthus floridulus cultivar M001 chromosome 8, ASM1932011v1, whole genome shotgun sequence, the sequence TCATGTAATTACACACTGTGCTTTTATTTTCTTATAGCAACCATACTATTGCAATTATTGGAATGGAAGTTGGAAAGTGATGCTTATTGCAACCATTCCATGATTCTTGGTGCACAAAAATTCTTGTAACCATGATAGACAGACGATATATACATAGAGCAAAATGAGAAAAAGTTACAACATACTTTTGTAGCCTATACATGGTATGGGCTTTCTTGCACAGCTTGAGCTTGTTGCAGCCCCAAGGTCCAAGCAACAGGCGAGGTGACCATCCTCCTCGCGGTTGCGGCGGGAGGGAGAGGGACCGTGACCGTGACCGCGCGGTTGCGTCCGCGTTTGTTTGCTGCCAATCCTCCGATCCGATCCATCCCGCCCCGCTCGTTCGTTTTTATTTCGTGTCCGACCGGGCGACCACTGTGGCCTGTGGCCTGTGGGCTGTGGCACTGGCAATAGCGTTGCCGTTGCGGCATTCTTCTCTTGCCTTCCTTCCCGCTTCCCTCCTACCCCTGCGGGCCCCACGTGCCGCATTCCCACCGAACCCCGCCCCGTTCGACCTTTTCCATAGTCAAACCTTCCCTCGTCATCttcttctctccctccctcttccgTTGAATTGAGGAGAGAGAGACGTGTTGCGCTCGGGCGGTGGTTGGGTGCtgcttcatcatcatcgtccgtAGGCCGTAGCTGCCTCTTCTCATCTTGCCtagatagaggaggaggaggaggaggaggaggagagcaggGAGAGGAGGCGCGTGCCTGTGCAGCAGTGATGGAAGTGGCTGACGAGGTGGTGCGGGCGCTCGGCGCCGGCTTCGACCTCACGTCCGACTTCCGCCTGCGGTTCGCCAAGGCCAGCGAGGGCCGGCGCCTGGTGGAGCTCGGCGACGAGACGAGGGACGTGCCGCTcccgggcggcggcggggccACGCTCCGCGGGGTGCCGCGCGACGTCGGCGTCGACAAGGGCGACCGCATCCGCTTCCGCTCCGACGTCCTCGAGTTCAACCAGGTGCGCGTACCACGCCCGCCGcggtctcctcctccttcctcctgctTCCACTTCCAGCGCACCGCGTGATCGGAGTCGGACGGACCTGGCTGGCTGCCCTGTTTTATCCCGCGGGTTGCTGTTGTGACGCCGTGATTGGTCGGGGATTTGAGGTGAGGGATCGGATGGGGTTGggttcatcatgcctttgttgTTGGTTTTCGTAGCGTCCGCAACATCGCGACCGAATCAACACCTCATGGTTGATTGGAGACGGCGTGTCGAATTCACCCTCCTCTTTGGCTTTGCCAGATTTTGGGAACGGGACCGCATTTCTTGTCGCTGGTTGCTTCAAAATTTACCCATTTGATTTGGGCGTCAAAAATTCTATTTGCCTTTCAACTCTTTCATCttttattcttttatttttttaaaaaaaaataacgcGGTATGGCAATTATCTTTCTCGTTCGCAAAATATGTCAGTCAACCAATCTAAGTCCTGTGCTTAAAGTtcaatcatcatcattatcaacaAGTTGTAGAAGCGAcaccttcttcttttcttttgcgtGGGGGCACAAATTCGATAGTACTGTACGACTAGTTAGTAGCAGTAGCGAGTCTTCACGCGCGCCCCACGAACCGCGTAAATTTACTGGGCCGCGGCGGAGCATCAGGATCGAGCTGCCACGGCCTTCCATTCATTAACGCCGGGGAATGTCTGGCGTCCTGGAATGATCCTGCTGATCCCTTTTGCTGCGTGCTTGATGCCTACGGCCAATCGGAGTTTGGCGGCCACCTGTATCGGCTGGGGATATTGAGCATGTTCGACTGGTCATAAataatcgtaaatttttagtcagaatagtatttttttcttacaccaaactaaccaacagtaataatccacgatcgtatacgcaCCAGCCGACTGATTGCCTGCCTTCATCACGTCTCCTCGATCTGGCAGGCAGCAATTAAAGTTCCGTGCAAATCCTTCAGCGATTCGGTTCGGTGTGCGTTACATCATGCTGATGTGCGATTAGGACTCTTGTGACATTCAGACTAGTAGTAGCTTCCGGTGGATTTCAGCCTTTCAGGGCTACTAGTACAACTGTGTGTCGTTGGCCTTCCATTCTAACTGAAGTGTAGCAAGGTAGCAAATGATGTGTAACCCCGTGGCAGAGGAAAAGCTAGTCGCTATCATGGAAGATGGTATACACTGCGAGTCTATGACAAAACATTGTGGGACTTTTGGAGGTGGTTTTGGACAAAACTATTTTTCATGTATTTCCGGTGCACGACTGCAGCATGTCATTGGGCCATGTGGCCTGTTAAATGTGTAGAACCTTCTTGCTTTTCAAGGTGGAAAGTAGCTTTACTTGACGGCTTGGTTTAAGTACAATTCACATGGTAGGCTTGTATCATTCGCTTACGAGTAAAAAGACCACGACTAGGTTACCATCTCTCTGCTTAACACTTTAACATTTGATATTGCCCTGTTTCTGATAAATTCAAACTCCAGAGTATGGCTGTGTttggtactccctctgtccagaaAAAACGCAATTATGGGAAGCGTGCCGGTCAAACTAgttcaagtttgatcaagtttatagaaaataatgttagcatttatatctctaaataaatttattatgaaaataaattctataactaatctaatgatacttattttgtttcATGAGTGTTAGTACTTCTTTATATAATTCTAGTCAAAGTTTGAATTGTTTGACTCATCGGGATGTGAGAATTGCATTATTTTATGGACGGAAGGAGTACTGTTCAATGTACCCTTTTTATGCTAGCTCGGtgtttctttttctgttttcccTTCTAAAAATAGTTTAGTATTTTGGGTTGTAACATTAAAAATCTGCTCCTTTCACTTTTTGGAGGTGGGTGTTCCTTATTTATATCATGGTTAAAAGCCACTGTTTCTTTATTTCTTCACTCGAAATTTACTTTCTAGTAATATGCCAGTAGAATTGATCCAAGTTACTAGAAGGGTTAATCGGCGACTAAAGAAAGTTTGACTATGAAGTCCGATGACTACAGTTGTTGAACTCTATCTGCAAATGCTTACAGATTATTCTGACCACATTTAAAATTTCTTGATCAGATGTCAGAATTGCTTAATCAGAAATCTTCAGTCCAAGGGAAAATTCCGTCAGGCTATTTTAACGCTCTCTTTGAATTAAGTGGAGCTTGGTTGACAGATGCCAAAGAGACCAAGCATCTAGCATTCGACGGATATTTCATTTCTTTGTACAATTTGCACCTAAAGGCTTCTCCATTAGTTCTTCGAGATGAAGTAAAAAAGGCTGTTCCATCCAAGTGGGATCCTGTTGCATTATCATGGTAAGACACTATGTTAGCCCTGTTACTCATAATTCATTTCTTCTTGTCTGATGCATTCAAACGATatgtttttttctcgaatacgaaGGAGAGCTTCGTATCTTTGTATTATATAGAGAAAGAAAcagcccctcacaatcaccaccagCATTCAAACGATATGATTTCTTTATGTTCTTATCGTGCTCTCTGAGATTTGACCTGTCATTTTATTTGCCATGGTGTATTTTTATATCCGTTATATGTTGTTCTTTACTTCATTCCTGGGCTCCTAGTCATCCAtaaagctttttatttttctctataAATAGAAGGCATTAATTAACGAATGAAAAATGCCATCTACAAGAAAACCAATTGCTACATTGGAGACTCACTTACAAATAGTTTCAGATTGGATTTTCTAAATTTCTAGTTTGCCACGTTTCTTTGTTATGGTTTTGTTAACACCAACCGCGAGTCTTATATATACTCGTCTGCAATATTGCAGTTCTTGAGCTGGGAACTATAAACCAGGGATTCTTTTTCAGAACTTTCTAATTTTCTCAAACATTTAACTTTATTTGGTCTAAAAAAGATGAACTTACCTGGCAATAAACTTCCCAAACCACCATAAATACATCAAACTGTTGTTTTGGTATAAAACCTGCTAATCTTGTGAATATCAGGTTTATCAAGACTTATGGGACACACATAATTGTTGAAATGGGAATCGGAGGTCAGGATGTCATATGTGTTAAACAAAGTCATTCCTCAACCGTTTCAACTGCTGATCTTAAGTTGCATCTGGAGGACCTTGgtgatttcttattttctgatGGGAAGAACCACTCCCCAATACATCGCAAGACAAAGGATGGCAAGAGCAAGGTACAAATATATTTCTGTCTTCAGATTGTGTTCTCATATATTGGACCAAAATTTAGCTAATCTGATCCATTTTTATTACAGGTGCCTGATGTTTTTGTCAGGATAGTGCAACACTCTAATAACCTGCACCTTTCTAGCTATTCTGAAGCATCAACCAAGGATGTATGTATTTTCTtatataacttagtgtcaattTTAGCTGTCTCTTGATATGGTGACAAAAATTATGTGCCACTATTCCAAACAGGGCCTGACAATTACATGTTCGAAGAGGGGAGGAGAAGCATACCTACCCAACCACTCCAAATGGCTGCAAACAGTGGCAAAGAAACCCGATGCCATTATGTTCAAATTTGTCCCCATCACCTCTCTTCTAACTGGTATTCCTGGTAGTGGTTACCTCAGCCATGCTATCAATCTATATCTTCGCTGTAAGTCTTGAGAACAAGTCTTTTTTAAAACTGTTATTGTATTACGCTTTTTAGAACAACTGCATTTTACTTGCCAATAGAATACCTTGCTTAGAATGTTTTTTACTGAGTAAAATCTTATAATGTTTGTTTTCCCAGATAAACCTGATCTTCAAGACTTGCAATATTTCTTGGAGTTTCAAGTTCCTCTACAATGGGCACCTATGTTCAACGAGCTTGTCCTTGGGCCCCAAAAGAGAAAAGGCTCCTACCCTTCAATGCAGTTCAGATTACTCGGCCCCAAACTCCATGTCAGCACTTCTCAGGTACCAGAATGTTAATTTGCATTTTAGATTTAAACGCATTGTTTTATTCATTCATTCACCTTTTATTTACGTTGCCAAATGGTAAGTTTAGTCTCTGTCTCTCTGAGGATTGAAATAAGATGGTAAATTGTTGACAGTTTGGACTGACAGGAGTTTCATTTAATTGCCATTCTCCTCTGGGAGAATCACTTCTTTCAGTAAAGACACAGCTTGTACCTATTTACTTACATGTTTTTGCTCTCCTTTGTTGTTTCAAGGTATCTAGTTCTCAGAAACCGGTGGTTGGCCTACGGCTATACCTGGAGGGCAGGAAGTGCAACCGGTTGGCCATCCATGTCCAGCACCTCTCCAGTGTTCCAAGCATGATTGGAGACTCCGTGGCATCTTCAATGTCAGAATGGCGCGAGTCCGAAGACAGCGACCCAGGGTACATCGAGGCCATCCAGTGGAAGAACTACTCGTGCGTCTGCACCTCCGCCATCAAGTACAACCCAGAGTGGCACAAGAGAGCCCCCGGCGGAGTCTTCATCGTCACTGGCGCCCAGCTCGTCACCAAGGGGACCTGGTCCAAGAAGGTCCTGCATCTGCGCCTCCTTTACACCCACATCCCCAACTGCACCATCCAGAGGACCGAGTGGACGAACGCTCCGGCATCGTCTCAGAAGGGGAGCTTCCTGACAACGATCAGCACAACACTGAGCTCCCCTTTCACGCAGCGTGACACCCACCAGCAGGCGAAGCACGAGCCGGTGCAGCTGAACTCAGGTGTCTACCCAGATGGGCCGCCCGTCCCGCTCCGGTCCAGGAAGCTCCTCAAGTTCGTCGACATTTCGGAGGTGGTAAAAGGGCCACACGATGTCCCTGGCCACTGGCTGGTGATCGCGGCGAAGCTTGTGAAGGAGGGAGGGAAGATCGGGATCCATGTGAAGTTTGCACTGCTGGGCTATGAAGGGCAGTCGTCGCAGGGTGACAGTTTCATGAGCTGAGTCTTTGTACATAACAACAGCTGGCTCTTCTTTGTAGATTTCAGGATTTTGGAAGAAGCATAGGATGAGGATttgttattgtttttttttttcttttgaggtCGACAGGAAGTGTATAGAGGGCAGTGACAATAATCCAATCACCGGTCTGTTGAGGATGCTCCGTGAATTCCCGTGCAGTATAATTAGAGCCCGTAGTTGTAAATTACTCCTTTTTTTACAAGGTATAAATTTTATATCAGTAGGAAAGACTTCGGTTAAGAATTAATATTTTTTACAAGGTATAAATTTTATATCAGTAGGAAAGACTTCGGTTAAGAATTACTCTATTAATTGATGCAAAATTACAACCACAACTAAGTATCTTTGAATATAAAACTAATGACATCAATTTTGTATCAAAACTATATATATTAACGAAGTACAAAGGTTTGTCCCAAATCCGTCTAATTGACGCTCGTGTGTTATTTGGCTTGCCAATGCTGGGATTTTTTTAGTTGGTTGGATTCAAATCCAACGGTTTACCTCTTCCATATCAGAAACAAATCTAACACTAGGAGTAAATCTCCTTGATCCCACCACCTACTGATGCAGTGATGCTTCTTCCTCAGCAGTCACCACTGTGACATAAGTCTTCTCTAGATCTGTTTTGCTGCGATCGGATCTAGGATTATTCAGTATGTCTattaaaaaagggcgtacccagtacagagagctcccgctctatgcgaggtctggggaagggtgttagtggcaggccttaccctcgcctgtgcaatgtgaggagaccgcgactcgaaccagctcccgctctgtgcggggtctggggaagggtgttagtggcaagcattaccctcgcctgtgcaatgcgaggagaccgcgactcgaacccgggaccttccggtcacaggcggtaagactctaccgcttgcaccaggcccacccttctATTCTATATGTCTATTCTATTGCTATAAAGATTTGTGCAGCCAACATGCAAACCTAACAACAATGACAAAAGGCTACATGCCAACGAAAAAGATTTTGTTTTATCATAACCAGAAACCCTAGCTAGCTACTTATCCTTAACTTCTTGAGGAAACTAGTAATAACCAGTAAGGAGCTGAAAATCTGAACACATAACAAGCAAATCCAATTGAAACCGGTAGTGGCATAAGAAAATCAAAACATAGATATGCAACCCTATAAATTGATTTATAAACTTCCAGAAATCAGAATCAGCTACTTCAACTATGTGGAATCATTAGGACCTAATAGGAGCattacaattttttttttaaaaaaggaacTGGAATCACAAGTACTGCAGTAATATAGCAACATTGACATGGCACAACCAAATAGAATTGAAGTGGTTCCGATTTCCAAAGAGATATGCCAGTCCACACCAGCTTATTTGTTCCAATAAAGCCTGTACAAGCAGCTAGTTTATGATAATTGCACACAGAAAACAAATTTGACATGGGTAGAAAGGACCTGTAATAGTTTGTGCCAACAGCATAGGGTCTATTTGGTATGAACTATGAAGGGCTGATAATGCCTATGCTCACCTTTGTATCTTGATGAGCATAGGCATTATCAGCCCTTCATACCAAATAGACCCTATGCTGTATTGATGACTTGATGCAAAGGGTGTGATTAATCAATCATGAACAATGAACTGGAAAAGGTACCATCTGATGCCAAATGGAACATTTCTTTTTAAGGAACACACAAATTGGTACATGGCAAGCGAAGCATAAATATTCCCATCAGCAATCAGAAAATATTTAGCAGGTGTCCAATGCAATATCACTGAAAACGGAAAACAGATTACATAAGCGACACAAATCTTCTGCAAACCAAATGATGCTAATCAATAAGTTCTACACTTGAGTCACTGAAACCAGAGTATAGAATGCTTCATAATCCTCAAAAAACACACTGCAAGCAGTCTGAAACAGTGCCTTGCATATGGATACTGGAACAACCCACTAATGACTTTGACATGTCCCATCGTGACATTTTCAAACATCAAAAGGGTCTGTGCTAGAAAGA encodes:
- the LOC136473617 gene encoding MACPF domain-containing protein At1g14780-like — translated: MEVADEVVRALGAGFDLTSDFRLRFAKASEGRRLVELGDETRDVPLPGGGGATLRGVPRDVGVDKGDRIRFRSDVLEFNQMSELLNQKSSVQGKIPSGYFNALFELSGAWLTDAKETKHLAFDGYFISLYNLHLKASPLVLRDEVKKAVPSKWDPVALSWFIKTYGTHIIVEMGIGGQDVICVKQSHSSTVSTADLKLHLEDLGDFLFSDGKNHSPIHRKTKDGKSKVPDVFVRIVQHSNNLHLSSYSEASTKDGLTITCSKRGGEAYLPNHSKWLQTVAKKPDAIMFKFVPITSLLTGIPGSGYLSHAINLYLRYKPDLQDLQYFLEFQVPLQWAPMFNELVLGPQKRKGSYPSMQFRLLGPKLHVSTSQVSSSQKPVVGLRLYLEGRKCNRLAIHVQHLSSVPSMIGDSVASSMSEWRESEDSDPGYIEAIQWKNYSCVCTSAIKYNPEWHKRAPGGVFIVTGAQLVTKGTWSKKVLHLRLLYTHIPNCTIQRTEWTNAPASSQKGSFLTTISTTLSSPFTQRDTHQQAKHEPVQLNSGVYPDGPPVPLRSRKLLKFVDISEVVKGPHDVPGHWLVIAAKLVKEGGKIGIHVKFALLGYEGQSSQGDSFMS